A window of Microbispora hainanensis genomic DNA:
TTTAGTCAAAGTTGTCATCGATAACTGACTGTCCATGCTATATCGCGGCGGCATTCCGCACGGGTCGCGGGGTCAACGAGGCCGGCGGTGGGGGAACGGTGACCGGCCACACAAGTTGGTGGGATGTGACCAAGTCGCCGCTTCCGTCCAGCCTTCTCGCGACGGCCGCAGATGATTCCGGTTGTGCCCGCGCCGTTTGCTGTTAACGAAACCTCTAGTACTCCAGTGACACTTCGCGATCTTCGCGGTTGAGGTGGCATGGGAACGGCCACCACGTGATCATTCGGAGTTTGTGAAGACATCTGAAGATCGCGTGATGGCCGTGGCCGACAGCGTAGACCCCGACCGCTGGATCGTCACCCTCAATGAGCTGATGGCGCGGATCGCGCACCGGTTCGGCCGCATCGAGCCACGTCGCGCGGCGAACGCCTACGTCCGGGGCCTGTTGTCCGGCGTCGAGCGGAAGAACTGCTGGAACCTGGCCGAACACGCCGGGCTGAACGGCCCGCAGAGCATGCAGCGCCTGCTGCGCACCGCGCGCTGGGACGCCGAGGCCGTCCGCGACGACGTCCGCGGCTACGTGAGCGAGCACCTCGGCGCGGGCGGTGTCCTGATCGTGGATGAGACCGGCTTCCTCAAAAAGGGCCTCCGATCGGCCGGCGTGCAACGCCAGTACACCGGTACCGCCGGCCGGATCGAAAACAGCCAGGTCGGCGTGTTCTTGGCCTACGCCACCCCGCGCGGCCGCGCCTTGATCGATCGCCGTCTGTACCTGCCCGAGCACTCCTGGCGGGCCGACCAGTCCCGCTGCCGCTCCGCCGGCGTCCCGGACGAGATCGCCTTCGCCACCAAACCCGCCCTGGCCGCGCAGATGATCGCCGCCGCGTTGGACGCCGGGATCGACGCACCCTGGGTGACCGGCGATGAGGTCTACGGCCAAGATCCGCGCCTGCGCGCCCTGCTGGAAGCGCGGCAGGTGGGGTATGTGCTGGTGATCGCGGGCACGGCCCGCATCCGGTGCGAGGGCCTCGACTGGAAGGCCGCCCAGATCGCCGCGCACGTCCCAGATGCGCACTGGCACCGCTACAGCGCCGGGCGTGGCGCCAAGGGACACCGCTGGTACGCCTGGGCCTGGACCCGCATCGACACCCACCGGCCCGGTCACCGGTGGCTGCTGATCCGCCGCAATCCGGTCACCGGGGAACTGGCTTTCTACCGCTGCTACGCACCCACCCCGATGCCGCTGGCCGCCCTGGTGCGCATCGCCGGCATCCGATGGACGGTGGAGGAGTCCTTCCAGGCCGCCAAAG
This region includes:
- a CDS encoding IS701 family transposase, yielding MAVADSVDPDRWIVTLNELMARIAHRFGRIEPRRAANAYVRGLLSGVERKNCWNLAEHAGLNGPQSMQRLLRTARWDAEAVRDDVRGYVSEHLGAGGVLIVDETGFLKKGLRSAGVQRQYTGTAGRIENSQVGVFLAYATPRGRALIDRRLYLPEHSWRADQSRCRSAGVPDEIAFATKPALAAQMIAAALDAGIDAPWVTGDEVYGQDPRLRALLEARQVGYVLVIAGTARIRCEGLDWKAAQIAAHVPDAHWHRYSAGRGAKGHRWYAWAWTRIDTHRPGHRWLLIRRNPVTGELAFYRCYAPTPMPLAALVRIAGIRWTVEESFQAAKGQVGLDHYQVRSWDGWHRHITLAMLALAFLAALAASQPDDDHAHLPLTMPEIRRLLAALTLTRHRRTEEILHWSHWRRRHQATARRCHYQRRSHP